In Centroberyx gerrardi isolate f3 chromosome 20, fCenGer3.hap1.cur.20231027, whole genome shotgun sequence, a genomic segment contains:
- the nfe2l1b gene encoding endoplasmic reticulum membrane sensor NFE2L1b: protein MLYLKKYFTEGLIQFTILLSLIGVRVDVDTYLSNQLPPLREIILGPSSAYTQTQFHNLRNTLDGYGIHPKSVDLDHFFTTRRLLNQVRQLDRLSVPSTELNTWLVHRDPETVVTAASQSSPSITLDNGAGLEDVNNPDATPAMRGGGGAPESTYNLNAADSSLGAVAPEGNQEQGNRDGNDDLTKEDIDLIDILWRQDIDLGAGREVFNYSNRQKESEEEKPSPQESKEGNEAQESWRNGVNLQGAQPVDGETGESIPEQLPGIGSQTSLSLQECLRLLEATFPFGEESEFPAPVVTPEIGVSNEEAPSTSQGLPVAPPLPQAEPQLDLEQQWQDIMAIMELQAMDVNNTSLNTNSSSVSGTSGTAESSTMGSFGLSSRSTLINQDVSLHQASLPSCSQDFPPIFNPQLESTSSTPRPAMLRLNSNSSNINSTFGATNLTGLFLPPLMNSSSSNITSTPILPDPFSTLLEESMLDEISLLDLAMEEGFSQAQASQLEDELDSDSGLSLDSSHSPASPSSSETSCSSAASSSSTSATFSEEGAVGYSTDSEAATVETEEGAVGGYQPGYSKLCRMSYQDPSQFHNLPQLDNISHNHTYNLPLSSAFSEHPELPISAGKKTVRDKHNSKLQPPQDLLDKQSSRDERRARAMKIPFSNEKIINLPVEEFNELLAKHHLSEAQLALIRDIRRRGKNKMAAQNCRKRKLDTILNLEQGVHDLRRDKARLLKEKMEFIRSIRQMKQKMQSLYQEVFTQLRDEEGRPYPPSEYSLQYSADGSVLIMPRSMATAEQNRKPEKKQKDKKK, encoded by the exons ATGCTTTACCTGAAAAAGTACTTCACAGAGGGCCTGATTCAGTTCACCATCCTTCTGAGTCTCATTGGGGTGCGGGTGGACGTTGACACCTACCTGAGCAATCAGCTGCCCCCACTGAGAGAGATCATCCTGGGCCCCAGCTCAGCCTACACTCAGACACAGTTTCACAATCTGCGCAACACGCTGGACGGCTATGGCATCCATCCAAAGAGTGTGGACCTCGACCATTTCTTTACCACTCGCCGGCTGCTGAACCAGGTGCGCCAACTGGATCGCCTCTCTGTGCCCAGTACCGAGCTCAACACCTGGCTGGTGCACCGTGACCCTGAGACTGTGGTGACCGCCGCCAGCCAGTCCAGCCCCAGCATCACCCTGGACAATGGGGCCGGCCTAGAGGACGTTAACAACCCTGACGCTACCCCGGCCatgaggggaggaggtggagcacCTGAATCCACCTACAACCTGAATGCAGCGGACAGCAGCCTGGGAGCTGTGGCCCCGGAGGGTAACCAGGAGCAGGGCAACAGGGACGGCAACGATGACCTCACCAAAGAG gacattgatttgattgacaTCCTGTGGCGACAGGACATTGACCTTGGAGCAGGAAGAGAAGTGTTCAACTACAGCAACCGTCAgaaggagagtgaggaggagaagccCAGCCCACAGGAGAGCAAGGAAGGGAACGAGGCGCAAGAGAGCTGGAGAAATGGAGTGAACTTACAAGGGGCTCAGCCGGTGGatggggagacaggagagagcatTCCAGAGCAG CTCCCAGGCATTGGTTCACAGACTTCACTCTCTTTACAAGAATGCCTGAGGCTGTTGGAGGCCACCTTCCCTTTTGGAGAGGAATCGGAG TTTCCAGCCCCAGTTGTCACCCCAGAGATAGGGGTCTCCAATGAAGAAGCTCCTTCTACATCTCAGGGTCTCCCTGTGGCACCTCCACTGCCCCAGGCAGAGCCACAGTTGGACTTGGAGCAGCAGTGGCAAGACATCATGGCCATCATGGAACTACAA GCAATGGATGTGAACAACACCTCACTCAACACCAACTCCAGCAGTGTCAGTGGCACAAGTGGGACAGCTGAGTCAAGCACCATGGGAAGCTTTGGACTTTCTTCTCGTTCAACACTGATAAACCAGGATGTCAGCCTCCACCAGGCCTCCCTCCCCAGCTGCAGCCAAGACTTCCCCCCTATTTTCAATCCCCAGCTGGAATCTACTAGCAGCACCCCAAGGCCCGCCATGCTCAGACTCAACAGCAACTCCTCCAACATCAACTCTACATTTGGAGCCACTAACCTGACCggactctttctccctccacttATGAACAGCTCTAGTAGCAACATTACATCCACACCTATACTGCCTGATCCATTCAGCACCTTGCTGGAAGAGTCCATGCTCGATGAGATCAGCTTGCTGGACCTTGCCATGGAGGAGGGCTTCAGCCAGGCCCAGGCTTCCCAGCTGGAGGATGAGCTTGACTCAGACTCGGGTCTCTCCCTGGACTCCAGCCACAGCCCGGCCTCCCCAAGCAGCTCTGAGACCTCCTGCTCCTCCGcagcttcttcctcctccacctctgccaCCTTCTCAGAGGAAGGAGCTGTGGGGTACAGCACTGATTCTGAGGCAGCCACCgtggagacagaggaaggcGCTGTTGGGGGCTACCAGCCTGGGTATAGCAAGCTGTGCCGCATGAGCTATCAGGACCCTTCCCAGTTCCACAACCTCCCGCAGCTTGACAACATCAGCCACAATCACACTTACAATCTGCCACTGTCTTCTGCGTTCTCCGAGCACCCAGAGCTCCCCATTTCTGCTGGCAAGAAAACTGTCCGCGACAAACACAACTCTAAGCTTCAGCCTCCTCAGGACTTGCTTGACAAGCAGTCAAGTCGTGACGAACGCCGAGCCAGGGCCATGAAAATCCCCTTCTCCAACGAAAAGATCATTAACCTGCCTGTTGAAGAGTTCAACGAGCTCCTAGCCAAACACCACCTGAGCGAAGCGCAGCTAGCCCTCATCCGCGACATCCGCAGGCGTGGCAAGAACAAGATGGCGGCCCAGAACTGCCGCAAGCGCAAGCTGGACACCATCCTAAACCTGGAGCAGGGCGTCCACGACCTGAGACGCGACAAGGCCCGCCTGctgaaggagaagatggagttCATTCGCTCCATCCGGCAGATGAAGCAGAAAATGCAAAGTCTCTACCAAGAGGTGTTCACTCAGCTACGGGACGAGGAGGGCCGGCCCTACCCCCCCAGTGAGTACTCACTCCAGTACAGTGCTGATGGCAGCGTGCTGATCATGCCCCGCAGCATGGCAACTGCTGAGCAGAATCGGAAgcctgagaaaaaacaaaaagacaaaaagaagtGA
- the pnpo gene encoding pyridoxine-5'-phosphate oxidase encodes MRRILSRNLLRNICIYGEYLQSHASLTVCRQSIFSLPFCTKSTSETKTMDLSDMRKKYKGDEECFEESQLVSLDPIKQFGNWFDQATKCPEIGEANAMCIATATKDGRPSARMVLLKGYSNEGFRFFTNYESRKGGELESNPYACLVFYWEPLNRQIRIEGNVERIPYQSSCDYFHSRPKSSQIGAVVSRQSTPVPDRDYLRQKNAELEEKYKDAEVPMPDYWGGYIVRPYLMEFWQGQTNRLHDRIVFTKPKSGEAELEDFQHPAEGGWVYQRLSP; translated from the exons ATGAGGCGCATACTCAGTAGAAATTTATTGAGGAATATCTGTATATATGGGGAATACCTTCAGTCGCATGCTTCTCTGACAGTGTGTCGCCAGTCCATTTTTTCGCTGCCTTTTTGCACAAAATCAACGAGTGAAACTAAAACCATGGATCTCAGTGACATGCGGAAGAAGTACAAAGGAGATGAGGAG TGCTTTGAGGAGAGTCAGCTTGTTTCCCTGGACCCCATCAAGCAGTTTGGGAACTGGTTTGATCAAGCCACAAAGTGTCCTGAAATTGGAGAGGCAAACGCTATGTGCATCGCTACTGCCACCAA ggACGGACGGCCATCTGCTCGAATGGTCCTGCTGAAAGGTTACAGCAATGAAGGCTTCCGTTTCTTTACCAACTACGAGAGTCGAAAGGGCGGTGAGCTG GAGAGCAACCCCTATGCATGCCTGGTCTTCTACTGGGAGCCCCTGAACAGACAG ATTCGCATCGAGGGCAACGTGGAGCGGATCCCCTACCAGAGCTCTTGCGACTACTTCCACTCCCGACCAAAGAGCAGCCAGATCGGGGCTGTTGTGAGCAGACAGAGCACTCCGGTTCCCGACAGAGAT TATCTAAGGCAGAAAAATGCAGAACTGGAGGAAAAGTACAAAGATGCAGAGGTGCCAATGCCTGACTATTG GGGTGGCTATATCGTCAGGCCGTACCTGATGGAGTTCTGGCAGGGTCAGACCAACAGACTTCATGACCGCATCGTCTTCACAAAGCCTAAGAGCGGAGAGGCTGAGCTGGAGGACTTTCAGCACCCTGCAGAGGGAGGCTGGGTGTATCAGCGGCTCTCCCCTTGA
- the cdk5rap3 gene encoding CDK5 regulatory subunit-associated protein 3, protein MENIQNLPIDIQTSKLLDWLLDRRHCNLKWQSAVMAIREKINAAIQDMPENEEIKQLLSGSYIHYFHCLRIVEILKGTEASSKNIFGRYSSQRMKDWQEIVSLYEADNVYLAETASLLSRSVSYEGPALRKQVAKAKQLQQELSRREVECQSSAADLRERYYTACKQYGITGENVARELQALVKDLPTVLGEVGKDAAKLQEHIQLYSTFTNFVCEWSEPVLPMLTFAQRRGNTTFYEWRTGEAPTVVDRPVMEEAPADTVTEETIDWGDFGSGTETQEVNFGIKVEDGVDWGISLEPGSEETGAGGIDWGESEAAPVEIEIVDVGTDCPDGVARGEDALTVLENPQSRSQFIDELMELEVFLTQRMSEMAEEGDVVAMSQFQLAPSIIQGQTREHIQEMKVDVRHLLDRLTSLRMQHLFMIQASPRYVERVSEVLRQKLKQADILVLKRATLAEKRQEALEEQAKLEPRIDLLAGRTRELQKLIETDISKRYNKRPVNLMGVIV, encoded by the exons ATGGAG AATATTCAAAACCTTCCCATCGACATACAGACCAGCAAGCTGTTGG ACTGGCTGCTGGACCGACGCCACTGTAATCTGAAATGGCAGAGTGCAGTGATGGCGATCCGGGAGAAGATCAACGCTGCCATCCAGGACATGCCGGAGAACGAGGAGATCAAGCAGCTTCTCTCCGGCTCCT ACATTCACTACTTTCACTGCTTGAGGATTGTGGAGATACTGAAGGGAACAGAGGCTTCCTCTAAGAACATCTTTGGCAGATATTCCTCTCAGAGGATGAAG GACTGGCAGGAAATTGTGTCGCTCTATGAGGCAGATAATGTCTATTTGG CGGAGACGGCCAGCTTGCTGAGTCGCAGTGTGAGCTATGAAGGCCCGGCTCTGAGGAAGCAGGTGGCCAAAGccaagcagctgcagcaggagctgAGCCGGCGGGAAGTGGAGTGCCAGAGCTCAGCCGCAGACCTGAGGGAGCGCTACTACACTGCCTGCAAACAGTACGGCATCACA GGAGAGAATGTGGCCCGGGAGCTGCAGGCCCTGGTGAAAGATCTACCGACAGTTCTCGGGGAAGTAGGGAAGGACGCAGCCAAGCTGCAGGAGCATATCCAACTCTACAGCACTTTCACAAACTTTGTCTGTGAGTG GTCTGAACCCGTCCTGCCCATGCTGACGTTTGCCCAGAGGAGAGGCAACACAACGTTCTACGAGTGGAGGACGGGGGAGGCGCCCACAGTGGTCGACAGGCCTGTTATGGAGGAGGCACCCGCTGATACAGTCACAGAGGAAACG ATTGACTGGGGGGACTTCGGCAGTGGAACAGAGACTCAGGAAGTTAATTTTGGGATCAAGGTTGAGGATGGAGTGGACTGGGGCATCAGTCTGGAGCCTGGCTCTGAG GAGACAGGCGCAGGCGGTATTGATTGGGGAGAGAGTGAAGCAGCTCCCGTAGAAATCGAGATTGTCGATGTGGGCACAGACT GTCCTGACGGTGTGGCAAGGGGTGAGGATGCCCTGACTGTCCTGGAGAACCCGCAGTCACGCAGCCAGTTCATTGATGAGCTCATGGAG CTGGAAGTGTTCCTGACCCAGCGGATGAGTGAGATGGCAGAAGAGGGAGATGTGGTGGCCATGAGCCAGTTCCAGCTGGCCCCCTCTATCATCCAAGGCCAAACCCGTGAACACATCCAGGAGATGAAGGTAGACGTGCGGCATCTTCTGGACCGGCTGACCTCTCTTCGGATGCAGCACCTCTTCATGATCCAGGCCTCGCCACG gtatGTTGAGCGTGTGTCAGAGGTGCTGAGACAGAAGCTGAAGCAGGCAGACATCCTGGTGTTGAAGCGCGCCACACTGGCTGAGAAGAGGCAGGAAGCTCTCGAGGAACAGGCCAAACTGGAGCCTCGTATTGACCTGCTGGCGGGACGCACCCGGGAGCTCCAGAAACTG ATTGAAACGGACATTTCAAAGAGATACAACAAGAGGCCTGTCAACCTAATGGGGGTTATTGTATAG
- the mrpl10 gene encoding large ribosomal subunit protein uL10m — MAATLCVKLLPKQGWLPLTQSVRHGSKAVTRHRKPMHILKQKLLAVTQYIPPKRVVPAGAYPSKNRKVQEDSGLALLLKRELKSIFQDCKMIAVVQNNATNSEDMIILRHRLYKHGITVKFIPNQVMRSFLNDGMYSNMAPLFIGPTVLFVSKEPKPREMLVTLRGSPQMTLLGACIDNTLLSVQGVVSYSKLPSVTVVQGELVSGLTMLTSRTASMLQRHPAHLSALLQQYLKQQSPDSSTEGTAKTEEAA; from the exons ATGGCGGCGACCTTGTGTGTAAAGCTACTACCGAAACAGG GATGGCTGCCCCTAACACAGAGCGTTCGGCATGGGTCCAAGGCTGTGACCCGACACAGGAAGCCCATGCACATCCTCAAACAGAAGCTTCTGGCTGTCACCCAGTACATTCCTCCAAAACGGGTTGTTCCTGCAGGTGCTTATCCATCCAAAAACAGAAAAGTTCAGGAG GATAGTGGTCTAGCGTTGCTCTTAAAGAGGGAACTCAAGAGCATATTCCAGGACTGCAAGATGATTGCTGTGGTCCAGAACAACGCCACCAACTCTGAAGACATGATCATTCTCAGACACAGACTTTATAAGCATGGCATCACTGTCAAGTTCATCCCCAACCAG GTGATGCGGTCATTCCTGAATGACGGCATGTACAGCAACATGGCCCCTCTGTTCATCGGCCCAACAGTGCTGTTTGTCAGCAAAGAGCCAAAGCCAAGGGAGATGCTGGTGACTCTGAGGGGCAGCCCACAGATGACACTCCTGG GAGCCTGTATCGACAACACCTTGCTGAGTGTACAGGGGGTGGTCAGCTACTCCAAACTGCCGTCAGTGACTGTGGTCCAGGGTGAGCTGGTCAGCGGCCTGACCATGCTGACGTCCCGCACGGCCTCCATGCTGCAGCGGCACCCAGCCCACCTGTCAgccctgctgcagcagtaccTGAAACAGCAGAGCccagacagcagcacagagggAACTGCCAAGACCGAGGAGGCTGCGTAG
- the prr15lb gene encoding proline-rich protein 15-like protein B translates to MADPSWWKLTFSRKKKAEAKVLYEIPAEYGSNTGNKEHSSSNPPPDPMDSQFNARLEKIVDKSATKGRHVKVSHSGRFKEKKKVRATLAENPNLFPEHSLSDENHKNNKQTEK, encoded by the coding sequence ATGGCTGACCCTAGCTGGTGGAAGCTGACCTTCTCGCGCAAGAAGAAAGCCGAAGCCAAGGTGCTGTATGAGATCCCGGCTGAGTATGGCAGCAATACTGGGAACAAGGAGCACTCGAGCAGTAACCCTCCTCCAGACCCTATGGACAGCCAGTTCAATGCCAGGCTGGAGAAGATTGTGGATAAGTCTGCTACCAAGGGCCGCCATGTGAAGGTCTCCCACTCTGGCCGCttcaaggagaagaagaaggtccGTGCCACGCTGGCGGAGAACCCTAATCTGTTCCCCGAGCACAGCCTCAGTGACGAGAACCACAAGAATAACAAACAGACTGAGAAataa